From the Candidatus Poseidoniia archaeon genome, the window TCAGTGGTGGTTGCCTGGAAACAGACTTGCTACATCATGCGGAAAAAGCACTCTCGACTGGAGAAATATTACTGATGAAATATGATACTTCGTCACCTGAGGACATAGTATTCGGACTTGGGATTGGTTGTGGCGGCGAAGTTGATATTTTGCTCGAGCCAGTATCTGTTAATAAATCTCATTTTTTCCTAGAACATATTGGCCGTCTGATTGAACAGGACTCCTCGGTCAGGTCGGTTGTTATTCACAGGTCCGGGAACAAAAAAGAGGTGGGAAACAGACTATTTCTGGCTGAGGACAATCGATTGATTACGGATATAGTCTCCCAGACTACCATTGAGACAATTCAGTCCTTGGTAAGAAAAATGCCGGTCGGTTCTAACAGTGCGAACCAGATTTCACTCACGGAGTTGGGCGAGATGGAAATTTTTTCCAATGTCATTTGCCCACCCATTAACTTGCTGGTAATTGGTGCTGGGAGCGATGCACTGCCACTAGTATCCTTTGCGAAACGCCTCGGTTGGCGAGTTACCGTTACAGACCATCGTCCTGCATACCTTACCGAAGAGAAATTTCCCGACGCAGACAACCTAGTTCAGGCTGCATCTGAGAACTTGGTCAATAGCGTAAATCTCTCCAAAGTCGATGCTGCAGTAATCCTTACGCACAACTATCTCCGTGACGCCAAATTGTTGAAAATACTGCTACCGGTGGGTTTGGATTATCTTGGGCTTCTTGGTACAAAAATCCGCACTGATAACCTCCTGAAAGAAGTTGAATTGGCAGAAGTAATGAGTATTTCAGACGCAAGGAAAAGACTCCACTCCCCGGTTGGACTGGATATCGGCAGCGAAACTCCGGCTGAAATAGCACTATCAATAGTATCGGAGATACAGGCAATCCTGAGCAAGAGTGCAGGAGACGTCCTGAAAAGTCCAGAGATAATGGAACTCAATGTCGCCAGATTCTGACGGCAGACTGGATATATGTGCCATCATACTGGCAGCAGGCTCTTCCGAACGGCTAGGAGTTCCAAAACAGTTACTTCCCTATAGAGATACAACTCTTCTTGGTCACACTATCCGGTGTGTCATGGCCTCAAAATGCAGTGAAGTTATTGTAGTGCTGGGCGCCCATGCTCCATCCATCCACGGCAGTATTTTTGAGCTCCCAG encodes:
- a CDS encoding XdhC family protein, producing the protein MNELEQIIKAYQQCRDSGKSSVLATLVKVQGSHYRKPGAQALIVESGEFVGNISGGCLETDLLHHAEKALSTGEILLMKYDTSSPEDIVFGLGIGCGGEVDILLEPVSVNKSHFFLEHIGRLIEQDSSVRSVVIHRSGNKKEVGNRLFLAEDNRLITDIVSQTTIETIQSLVRKMPVGSNSANQISLTELGEMEIFSNVICPPINLLVIGAGSDALPLVSFAKRLGWRVTVTDHRPAYLTEEKFPDADNLVQAASENLVNSVNLSKVDAAVILTHNYLRDAKLLKILLPVGLDYLGLLGTKIRTDNLLKEVELAEVMSISDARKRLHSPVGLDIGSETPAEIALSIVSEIQAILSKSAGDVLKSPEIMELNVARF